In Massilia violaceinigra, one DNA window encodes the following:
- the tssK gene encoding type VI secretion system baseplate subunit TssK, producing the protein MSSKVLWGEGLFLRPQHFQQQDQYHEHRLHESVKAVHPYAWGVNQLQVDRDALANNALRVLELSLRFQDGELVDAPGADALPETVDLSQLLQSQQSVTFYAALPAFKPFGGNFAPLGQTANAARFVQANADTPDLYTQAAQAQLTYLKKSVRLISEFEPRDSYTHFPLLRLRRVATGGFEMDPAFVPPSMSVRSAPILFLQLRRLIDALQAKVSALYGHHREPSKNVIEFRSGDMSSFWLLHTASTAYASLTHYFHHPGLHPERLYEALLGVAGALMTFSKSWTLADLPPYQHADPGPAFAKLNMIIRDLLDTVISSKYFAIALDLIKPSYYLGSLESGKIDDKTAFYLAVSANLPAIELVDVVPLRFKIGAPDDVEKFVLSAMPGVRLQHAPQVPPAVPVRPDTVYFTIEAKGQMYERMMQAQSISIYVPEGLRELTLELIAVTS; encoded by the coding sequence ATGTCTAGTAAAGTCCTCTGGGGCGAAGGATTGTTCCTCCGGCCCCAGCACTTCCAGCAGCAGGACCAGTACCACGAGCACCGCCTGCACGAGAGCGTGAAGGCGGTCCATCCCTATGCGTGGGGAGTGAACCAGTTGCAGGTGGACCGCGACGCGCTGGCCAACAATGCGCTGCGCGTGCTGGAACTGTCGCTGCGCTTCCAGGACGGCGAACTGGTCGACGCGCCGGGCGCCGACGCGCTGCCCGAGACGGTGGACCTGAGCCAGCTGCTGCAGTCGCAACAGAGCGTCACCTTTTACGCCGCCCTGCCCGCCTTCAAGCCGTTCGGCGGCAACTTTGCGCCGCTCGGCCAGACCGCCAACGCGGCCCGCTTCGTACAGGCCAATGCCGACACGCCCGACCTGTACACCCAGGCCGCGCAAGCCCAGCTGACGTACCTGAAGAAAAGCGTGCGCCTCATTTCCGAGTTCGAGCCGCGCGATTCCTACACCCACTTCCCGCTGCTGCGCCTGCGCCGCGTGGCCACCGGCGGCTTCGAGATGGACCCGGCGTTCGTGCCGCCGAGCATGTCGGTGCGCAGCGCCCCGATCCTGTTCCTGCAGCTGCGCCGCCTGATCGACGCGCTGCAAGCGAAGGTGAGCGCGCTGTACGGCCACCATCGCGAGCCGAGCAAGAATGTGATCGAGTTCCGTTCCGGCGACATGTCCTCGTTCTGGCTGCTGCACACGGCCAGCACCGCGTATGCCTCGCTGACGCACTACTTTCACCACCCGGGCCTGCATCCGGAACGCCTGTACGAAGCGCTGCTGGGCGTGGCGGGCGCGCTGATGACGTTTTCCAAGAGCTGGACCCTGGCCGACCTGCCGCCCTACCAGCACGCCGATCCCGGGCCCGCGTTCGCGAAACTGAACATGATCATCCGCGACCTGCTGGACACTGTAATCTCGTCAAAGTACTTCGCCATTGCGCTCGATCTAATCAAGCCGTCCTACTATCTGGGATCGCTGGAGTCGGGCAAGATCGACGACAAGACCGCGTTTTACCTGGCCGTGTCGGCCAATTTGCCAGCCATCGAGCTGGTGGACGTGGTGCCGCTGCGCTTCAAGATCGGCGCGCCGGACGACGTCGAGAAATTCGTGCTTTCGGCCATGCCGGGCGTGCGCCTGCAGCACGCGCCGCAGGTGCCGCCGGCCGTTCCGGTGCGCCCGGACACCGTCTACTTCACGATCGAGGCCAAGGGCCAGATGTACGAACGCATGATGCAGGCGCAGTCGATTTCCATCTATGTTCCTGAAGGCTTGCGCGAGCTGACCCTGGAACTGATCGCCGTAACCTCCTGA
- a CDS encoding tetratricopeptide repeat protein, which translates to MTTFSDLKHLFGVMACAAALSACDSAPKVPPRAPLADLLNQASQAAGSGQKEQAVTVWKQAAAAYPADKAPWASIAQTRYDAGQYGEAIVSAQEVLLRDPNDKAANSIIAIAGLRLSTRALGDLNRQNGMTPALRTESQDLAKLLRENLGDNTAATPTRRTEPTRRKPAEKTSKTDKDDGNKSDPFDLLK; encoded by the coding sequence ATGACCACTTTTTCCGATCTGAAGCACCTGTTCGGCGTCATGGCTTGCGCCGCGGCTCTCTCCGCCTGTGACTCGGCGCCGAAGGTCCCGCCCCGGGCCCCGCTGGCCGATCTGCTGAACCAGGCGAGCCAGGCCGCCGGTTCCGGGCAGAAGGAGCAGGCCGTCACCGTGTGGAAACAAGCCGCTGCCGCCTATCCGGCCGACAAGGCGCCGTGGGCCAGCATCGCCCAGACCCGCTACGACGCCGGCCAGTATGGCGAAGCGATCGTCAGCGCCCAGGAAGTGTTGTTGCGTGATCCCAACGACAAAGCGGCCAACAGCATCATCGCCATCGCCGGCCTGCGCCTGTCGACCCGTGCCTTGGGCGACCTGAACCGCCAGAATGGCATGACCCCGGCGCTGCGCACCGAGTCCCAGGACCTGGCCAAGCTGCTGCGCGAAAACCTGGGCGATAACACCGCCGCTACCCCGACGCGCCGCACCGAGCCGACCCGGCGCAAGCCAGCAGAGAAGACGTCCAAGACCGACAAGGACGACGGCAATAAATCCGACCCATTCGACTTGCTCAAGTAA
- the tssB gene encoding type VI secretion system contractile sheath small subunit, translating to MSKKESVQKRLQKVRPPRVQMTYDVEIGDAIESKELPFVMGVVGDFGGSSEVEKKRLKDRNFVGIDRDNFDEVMKGVEPRAAYRVNNTLTGEGGKFAVDLKFKSMEDFRPEAVVQQVEPLRKLLEARTKLADLRNKLAGNDKLEDILNDVLSNTEKLAELGQQANAKKD from the coding sequence ATGTCCAAGAAAGAAAGTGTCCAAAAGCGTCTGCAAAAAGTGCGTCCGCCGCGCGTGCAGATGACCTATGACGTCGAAATCGGCGATGCGATCGAAAGCAAGGAGCTGCCGTTCGTGATGGGCGTCGTCGGCGATTTCGGCGGCAGTTCCGAAGTCGAGAAGAAACGCCTGAAAGACCGCAATTTCGTCGGCATCGACCGCGACAATTTCGATGAAGTCATGAAGGGCGTCGAGCCGCGCGCCGCTTACCGCGTGAATAACACCCTGACCGGCGAGGGCGGCAAGTTCGCCGTCGACCTCAAGTTCAAGTCGATGGAAGATTTCCGTCCCGAGGCGGTGGTCCAGCAGGTTGAGCCGCTGCGCAAGCTGCTCGAAGCGCGCACCAAGCTGGCCGACCTGCGCAACAAGCTGGCCGGCAACGACAAACTCGAAGACATCCTCAACGATGTGCTCAGCAACACCGAGAAATTGGCCGAACTCGGCCAGCAAGCCAACGCCAAGAAAGACTGA
- the tssC gene encoding type VI secretion system contractile sheath large subunit, whose product MSAQLTPASGAAATTHETALLDQIVEQSKVAKSSVEHARAKDLISELVHQVMDGTVIVSDNLSATIDARVAELDRMISDQLSAVMHAPEFQKLESSWTGLNYLVKNTSTGTNLKIKMLNATKRELVKDFQSALEFDQSTMFKKVYEEEFGTFGGAPFGSLLGDFEITRQPEDMYFVEQMSHIAAAAHAPFITSASPELFGLESYSELGKPRDLAKIFDTVEYAKWKSFRESEDSRYVGITLPRFLGRLPFHPADGATTEGFNFVEDVDGTDHHKYLWCNAAYAFATKLTGAFDDFGWCAAIRGVEGGGLVEDLPTHTFKTDEGEVALKCPAEIAITDRREKELSDLGFISLVHCKNTDYAAFFGAQSAQKAKKYNTDSANANAVLSAQLQYIFAVSRIAHYMKAMMRDKIGSFAAASNVEDHLNRWLTQYVLLDDNASQEQKAQFPLREASVQVSEVPGRPGVYRAVSFLRPHFQLDELSVSLRLVAELPPSTKS is encoded by the coding sequence ATGTCCGCTCAACTGACCCCTGCCTCCGGCGCCGCCGCGACGACCCATGAAACGGCCTTGCTCGACCAGATCGTCGAACAGAGCAAGGTGGCCAAATCGAGCGTCGAGCACGCACGCGCCAAGGACCTGATTTCGGAACTGGTGCACCAGGTGATGGACGGCACGGTGATCGTGTCGGACAACCTGTCGGCCACCATCGACGCCCGCGTCGCCGAACTGGACCGCATGATTTCGGACCAGCTCTCGGCCGTGATGCACGCGCCCGAATTCCAGAAGCTCGAAAGCAGCTGGACCGGCCTGAACTACCTGGTGAAGAACACCTCGACCGGCACCAACCTCAAGATCAAGATGCTCAACGCGACCAAGCGCGAGCTGGTCAAGGACTTCCAGAGCGCGCTCGAGTTCGACCAGAGCACGATGTTCAAGAAGGTCTACGAGGAAGAATTCGGCACTTTCGGTGGCGCGCCGTTCGGCTCGCTCCTGGGCGACTTCGAAATCACCCGCCAGCCGGAAGACATGTATTTCGTCGAGCAGATGTCGCACATCGCCGCCGCCGCCCACGCGCCCTTCATCACCTCGGCCTCGCCCGAGCTGTTCGGCCTGGAAAGCTACAGCGAACTGGGCAAACCGCGCGACCTGGCCAAGATCTTCGACACGGTCGAATACGCCAAATGGAAGTCGTTCCGCGAATCCGAAGATTCGCGCTACGTCGGCATCACCTTGCCGCGCTTCCTCGGCCGCCTGCCGTTCCATCCGGCCGATGGCGCCACCACCGAAGGCTTCAATTTCGTGGAAGACGTGGACGGCACCGACCACCACAAATACCTGTGGTGCAACGCGGCCTACGCCTTTGCGACCAAATTGACCGGCGCGTTCGACGACTTCGGCTGGTGCGCGGCGATCCGCGGCGTCGAAGGTGGCGGCCTGGTCGAAGACTTGCCGACCCACACCTTCAAGACCGACGAAGGCGAAGTCGCGCTCAAGTGTCCGGCCGAGATCGCGATCACCGACCGCCGTGAAAAAGAGCTGTCGGACCTCGGTTTCATCTCCCTGGTGCACTGCAAGAACACCGACTACGCGGCCTTCTTCGGCGCCCAATCGGCCCAGAAAGCCAAGAAATACAATACCGACTCGGCCAACGCCAACGCGGTGCTGTCGGCCCAGCTGCAGTACATCTTCGCCGTCTCGCGCATTGCCCACTACATGAAGGCAATGATGCGCGACAAGATCGGCAGCTTCGCCGCCGCATCGAACGTCGAAGACCACCTGAACCGCTGGCTGACGCAGTACGTGCTGCTCGACGATAACGCAAGCCAGGAACAGAAAGCCCAGTTCCCGTTGCGCGAAGCGTCGGTGCAAGTGTCGGAAGTGCCGGGCCGTCCGGGCGTGTACCGCGCCGTGTCGTTCCTGCGTCCGCACTTCCAGCTCGATGAGCTTTCCGTTTCACTCCGTCTGGTCGCGGAGCTACCACCATCGACCAAATCGTAG
- a CDS encoding Hcp family type VI secretion system effector, with protein MAIDVYLQIDGIKGESSDSAHKDWIECQSVSWEVLQPKSATASTGGGHTAERTEHRDIVIAKLADLATPLLLQNCSSGKTLPKAKLEFLRADGQGERIKYFEIELENVLISSVAPAVSAGDILTENLSLKYSKVKWKYTQQKVGGGSGGNTSGGWDLSTNKTA; from the coding sequence ATGGCAATCGACGTCTACCTCCAAATCGACGGCATCAAAGGCGAGTCGTCCGACTCCGCCCACAAAGACTGGATCGAATGCCAGTCCGTCAGCTGGGAAGTGCTGCAGCCTAAATCGGCTACCGCATCGACCGGCGGCGGCCATACCGCCGAGCGTACCGAGCACCGCGATATCGTTATCGCCAAACTGGCCGACCTGGCAACCCCTCTGCTGCTGCAGAACTGCTCGTCGGGCAAAACCCTGCCGAAGGCAAAGCTGGAATTCCTGCGCGCCGACGGTCAGGGCGAGCGTATCAAGTACTTCGAAATCGAACTGGAAAACGTGCTGATCTCCAGCGTCGCTCCAGCAGTTTCGGCGGGCGACATCCTCACCGAAAACCTGTCGCTGAAGTACTCGAAAGTCAAATGGAAATACACGCAGCAGAAAGTTGGCGGCGGTTCGGGCGGTAACACTTCCGGCGGCTGGGATCTGTCGACCAACAAAACCGCGTAA
- the tssE gene encoding type VI secretion system baseplate subunit TssE, producing the protein MKGFTPGLFDRLMDVPVNGSSSGTVTRMSVEDLKDSVARDLEALLNTRTVIPEDLLKRYPECGRSIVTFGLNDFAGRSLSSPDDRAYICLCLEKAIARHEPRLRNVKASLEIREDSVNRLNFAITALLVVSSSQEPVNFDAILQPSSLHYTISKARRPASAGA; encoded by the coding sequence ATGAAGGGTTTTACGCCAGGCTTGTTCGACCGGTTGATGGATGTGCCGGTCAATGGCTCCTCCAGCGGCACAGTCACCCGGATGTCGGTCGAGGACTTGAAGGACTCGGTCGCACGCGATCTCGAGGCGCTGCTCAACACGCGCACCGTGATTCCGGAAGACTTGCTGAAACGGTACCCCGAATGCGGTCGCTCGATCGTGACCTTCGGCCTGAACGATTTTGCGGGCCGGTCGCTGTCGAGCCCCGACGACAGGGCTTACATCTGCCTTTGTCTCGAAAAAGCCATCGCGCGCCACGAGCCGCGCCTGCGCAACGTCAAGGCGTCGCTGGAAATCCGCGAAGACTCGGTCAACCGCCTCAATTTCGCCATCACGGCGCTGCTGGTCGTGAGCAGTTCCCAGGAACCCGTCAACTTCGACGCCATCTTGCAGCCATCGAGCCTGCACTACACCATCAGCAAGGCGCGCCGCCCTGCGTCCGCGGGAGCCTGA
- the tssF gene encoding type VI secretion system baseplate subunit TssF: MEDLLPYYERELGFLRRYSREFSERYPKIAGRLLIAGEVCEDPHIERMIESFALLNSRIAKRLDDDYPEFTEALFEVLYPHYLRPFPSCSIAHMDFSGAAAQLTTATAIPRGTQLTTRPVRGASCTFRTAYPVTVAPLALTGASFAPIIDTPEAIRPPVGATSSVSLTISSTSDQVSLAQLGLAKLRVFIDGEPSFCAALRDALFMRTVAAYAEGDSSGRWMALPAIPVHAAGFGEDESLIDFAARSHTAYRLLTEYFCFPEKFNFFDIDLAALTAVLPMGCRSITLHLALSGMRTDSNAARMLGTLSTNNVLLGCTPVVNLFRQRGEPIRLTHTTASYPVLADARRAFAYEVQSIDSVKLVRQTPQGESIVDFRPFYSLKHGQMPEKKGHYWVMRRDETIADKSPGFETEISIVDIDFDPAEVETDTLSLELTCTNRDLPASLTYGLRGGDLFLEGGSTVRQISFLRKPTTSHRFERGRGAHWRLISHLSLNHLSLADGGLDAFREMLTLYDLPRSPSSQRQIGGIASVAYKAANTWLPGNPFACLVRGMEVRLTIDEEAFVGSGIHAFAHIIDRFLGLYVHANSFTQLVIVSNKNGEELLKCLPRSGDLSLL; encoded by the coding sequence TTGGAAGATCTGTTACCGTACTACGAACGCGAACTGGGATTTTTGCGCCGCTATTCGCGCGAATTTTCAGAGCGCTACCCCAAGATCGCCGGGCGCCTCCTGATCGCCGGCGAGGTGTGCGAAGACCCGCACATCGAACGCATGATCGAATCGTTCGCGCTGCTCAATTCGCGCATCGCCAAGCGGCTCGACGACGACTATCCCGAATTTACCGAAGCACTGTTCGAAGTGCTGTACCCGCATTATCTGCGCCCGTTCCCTTCGTGCTCGATCGCGCACATGGATTTTTCGGGCGCGGCCGCGCAGCTGACCACCGCCACCGCGATCCCGCGCGGCACCCAGCTGACCACGCGCCCGGTGCGCGGCGCTTCCTGCACCTTCCGCACCGCCTATCCGGTGACGGTGGCGCCGCTGGCGCTGACCGGCGCCTCGTTCGCGCCGATCATCGACACCCCCGAAGCGATCCGGCCTCCGGTCGGCGCCACCTCGAGCGTGAGCCTGACCATCAGCAGCACCTCGGACCAGGTGTCGCTGGCCCAACTCGGCCTGGCAAAACTGCGCGTGTTCATCGATGGCGAACCCTCGTTCTGCGCGGCGCTGCGCGATGCGCTCTTCATGCGCACCGTGGCTGCCTACGCCGAAGGCGACAGCAGCGGGCGCTGGATGGCCCTGCCGGCCATCCCGGTGCACGCGGCCGGCTTTGGCGAAGACGAATCGCTGATCGACTTCGCGGCGCGCTCGCACACGGCCTACCGCCTGCTGACCGAGTATTTCTGCTTCCCCGAAAAATTCAACTTCTTCGACATCGACCTGGCCGCGCTGACGGCGGTGCTGCCCATGGGCTGCCGCTCGATCACCTTGCACCTGGCGCTGTCGGGCATGCGCACCGACTCGAACGCGGCGCGCATGCTGGGCACTCTTTCCACCAACAACGTGCTGCTCGGCTGCACCCCGGTGGTGAACCTGTTCCGCCAGCGCGGCGAGCCGATTCGCCTGACTCACACCACCGCCAGCTACCCGGTGCTGGCCGATGCGCGCCGCGCGTTCGCCTACGAAGTGCAGTCGATCGATTCGGTCAAACTGGTGCGCCAGACCCCGCAGGGCGAATCGATCGTCGACTTCCGTCCGTTCTACTCGCTCAAGCACGGGCAGATGCCGGAAAAGAAGGGCCACTACTGGGTCATGCGGCGCGACGAAACCATCGCCGACAAGAGCCCCGGCTTCGAGACCGAGATTTCGATCGTCGACATCGATTTCGACCCGGCCGAAGTCGAAACCGACACCCTCAGCCTGGAACTGACCTGCACCAACCGCGACCTGCCGGCATCGCTCACCTACGGCCTGCGCGGCGGCGACCTGTTTTTGGAGGGCGGCTCCACCGTGCGCCAGATCAGCTTCCTGCGCAAACCGACCACCTCGCACCGCTTCGAGCGTGGCCGCGGCGCCCACTGGCGCCTCATTTCGCACCTGTCGCTCAACCACCTGTCGCTGGCCGACGGCGGCCTGGATGCCTTCCGCGAAATGCTCACGCTGTACGACCTGCCGCGTTCACCTTCCTCGCAGCGCCAGATCGGCGGCATCGCCTCGGTGGCGTACAAGGCGGCCAACACCTGGCTGCCGGGGAACCCGTTCGCCTGCCTGGTGCGCGGCATGGAAGTGCGCCTGACGATCGACGAGGAAGCCTTTGTCGGTAGCGGCATCCACGCCTTTGCCCACATCATCGACCGCTTCCTCGGCCTGTACGTGCACGCCAACAGCTTCACCCAACTGGTGATCGTATCGAATAAAAATGGAGAAGAGCTATTGAAATGCTTGCCACGAAGCGGCGATTTGAGCCTGCTGTAA
- the tssG gene encoding type VI secretion system baseplate subunit TssG, producing the protein MLATKRRFEPAVIERLFEEPYRFQFFQAVRMLELWLKRHGSPQQGAIANFLRFQNSTSLAFPPSQLETIETVPRDVPHQARSLGEALQSNTLKYIRITPAFMGLLGGNGALPAHYTDRISAHIIYNKDEGPRAFLDTFSNRSLALFFEAWRKYRLELKYAVDGKDSFLPLLLSLAGVGNESLRHRLKDDMGGGVLDESLGYFASAMRHRPPSAVQMSRVLSEYFNQRIRAEQFIGCWYAVPSSQQTMLGAANSMLGGGAMAGERVWQRDLRLRLVIGPLDHAGFDSFLPGGKAARALKSMITMFTGVTLEYEVQLVLRGSDVHGVCMDEPRTGGRLGWDSFLVTGSRQEDRSDVRYDIHAL; encoded by the coding sequence ATGCTTGCCACGAAGCGGCGATTTGAGCCTGCTGTAATCGAACGCCTGTTCGAGGAACCGTACCGCTTCCAGTTCTTCCAGGCGGTGCGGATGCTCGAGCTATGGCTCAAGCGCCACGGTTCGCCGCAGCAGGGCGCGATCGCCAACTTCCTGCGCTTCCAGAATTCGACCTCGCTCGCTTTTCCGCCCAGCCAGCTCGAAACCATCGAGACGGTGCCGCGCGACGTGCCGCACCAGGCCAGGTCGCTCGGCGAAGCCCTGCAATCGAACACGCTCAAGTACATCCGCATCACGCCGGCCTTCATGGGCCTTCTGGGCGGGAACGGCGCGCTGCCGGCCCATTACACCGACCGCATCTCGGCCCACATCATCTACAACAAGGATGAGGGCCCGCGCGCGTTCCTCGACACCTTCTCGAACCGCTCGCTGGCGCTGTTTTTCGAAGCCTGGCGCAAGTACCGGCTCGAACTCAAATACGCGGTCGACGGCAAGGACAGTTTCCTGCCGCTGCTGCTGTCGCTGGCCGGCGTGGGCAACGAGTCGCTGCGCCACCGCCTCAAGGACGACATGGGTGGCGGCGTGCTCGATGAATCGCTCGGCTACTTTGCGTCGGCCATGCGCCATCGCCCCCCGTCGGCGGTGCAGATGTCGCGCGTGCTGTCGGAGTATTTTAATCAGCGTATCCGCGCCGAGCAGTTCATCGGCTGCTGGTATGCGGTGCCTTCCAGCCAGCAGACCATGCTGGGCGCGGCCAATTCGATGCTGGGCGGCGGCGCCATGGCCGGCGAGCGCGTATGGCAGCGCGACCTGCGCCTGCGCCTGGTCATCGGCCCGCTCGACCATGCCGGCTTCGACTCCTTCCTGCCGGGCGGGAAGGCGGCGCGCGCGCTCAAGAGCATGATCACCATGTTTACCGGCGTGACGCTCGAATACGAAGTGCAGCTGGTGCTGCGCGGCTCCGACGTGCATGGCGTGTGCATGGACGAACCGCGCACCGGCGGACGCCTGGGCTGGGACAGTTTTCTGGTGACCGGCTCGCGTCAGGAAGACCGAAGCGATGTCCGGTACGATATCCACGCGCTGTGA
- the tssH gene encoding type VI secretion system ATPase TssH: MSINLKTLIGKLNETSRTAATRAAGICVSLGQYEVDIEHLFLALLEQPKSDFALIARQCGISAGMLEADLQAEVARLKAGNSRTPVFSVRLPKLFENAWLIASLDIQAGRTAEIRSGHLLQALLTDPELAQLAFRGSKLFGKFDVEQIKHNLDKLAAGSQEAAATQAAGDADDGEGNDPVGDMAAKAASRTPSLDQFTTNLTERARDGKVDPVIGRDTEIRQAIDILMRRRQNNPILTGEAGVGKTAVVEGLALRIAANDVPDVLKGVEIHTLDMGLLQAGASVKGEFENRLKNVIDEVKKSPHAIILFIDEAHTMIGAGGTAGQNDAANLLKPALARGELRTIAATTWGEYKKYFEKDAALARRFQVIKVEEPSEELACAMLRGMAPLMEKHFGVRVYDEAITEAVRLSHRYIMGRQLPDKAISVLDTACAKVALGQNATPALIENLARKLERIDIEAGALEREQSAGGSHAARLKDLAAQRSAAAEQHTALAARWEQEKQLTEKIMDGRRSLEDAEQKDASKGKDIQAMMAELRTLQGETPMVPVQVDGHVVAEIVAGWTGIPLGKMVKDEIKTVLKLKDLLEERVLGQSYAIEAVAQRVRTSRANLDDPNKPKGVFLFVGPSGIGKTETALALADVLYGGERKLITINMSEYQEAHSVSGLKGSPPGYVGYGEGGVLTEAVRRNPYSVVLLDEVEKAHPDVMELFFQVFDKGVMDDAEGREIDFKNTIIILTSNVASSAMMQACLNKTPEEMPTPETLEEMIRPHLMKQFKPAFLGRLKVIPYYPLGDDALVKIIELKMRKIQQRIATNHKAEFSYDEALVEAVLARCTEVDSGARNVDNILNGTLLPEIAESVLAKMAEGAAIAKIKVSADKKGQFKYTIK, from the coding sequence ATGAGCATCAACCTGAAAACGCTGATCGGCAAACTCAATGAGACCAGCCGCACCGCCGCCACCCGCGCGGCCGGCATTTGCGTGTCCCTCGGCCAGTACGAAGTCGACATCGAACACCTGTTCCTGGCCCTGCTGGAGCAGCCCAAGAGCGACTTTGCGCTGATCGCGCGCCAGTGCGGCATCAGCGCCGGCATGCTCGAAGCGGACTTGCAGGCCGAAGTCGCCCGCCTCAAGGCCGGCAACTCGCGCACCCCGGTGTTTTCGGTACGCCTGCCCAAATTGTTCGAGAACGCCTGGCTGATCGCCTCACTCGATATCCAGGCCGGCCGCACCGCCGAAATCCGCAGCGGCCATTTGCTGCAAGCCTTGCTGACCGATCCGGAACTGGCGCAGCTGGCCTTCCGCGGCTCCAAATTGTTCGGCAAGTTCGACGTCGAGCAGATCAAGCATAACCTCGACAAGCTGGCCGCCGGCTCGCAGGAAGCCGCGGCAACGCAGGCCGCCGGCGACGCCGACGATGGCGAGGGCAACGACCCGGTCGGCGACATGGCCGCCAAGGCCGCCTCCAGGACGCCATCGCTCGACCAGTTCACCACCAACCTGACCGAGCGCGCGCGCGACGGCAAGGTCGACCCGGTGATCGGCCGCGATACCGAAATCCGCCAGGCCATCGACATCCTGATGCGGCGCCGCCAGAACAACCCGATCCTGACCGGCGAAGCCGGCGTCGGCAAGACCGCCGTGGTCGAAGGCCTGGCGCTGCGCATCGCCGCCAACGACGTGCCCGATGTGCTCAAGGGCGTCGAGATCCACACGCTCGACATGGGCTTGCTGCAGGCCGGCGCCAGCGTCAAGGGCGAGTTCGAGAACCGCCTGAAAAACGTCATCGACGAAGTCAAAAAGAGCCCGCACGCGATCATCCTCTTCATCGACGAAGCGCACACCATGATCGGCGCGGGCGGCACCGCCGGCCAGAACGACGCGGCCAACCTGTTGAAACCCGCATTGGCGCGCGGCGAACTGCGCACCATCGCCGCCACCACCTGGGGCGAGTACAAAAAATACTTCGAGAAGGACGCCGCGCTGGCGCGCCGCTTCCAGGTGATCAAGGTCGAAGAGCCGAGCGAGGAACTGGCCTGCGCCATGTTGCGCGGCATGGCGCCGCTGATGGAAAAACACTTCGGCGTGCGCGTCTACGACGAAGCGATCACCGAGGCGGTGCGCCTGTCGCACCGCTACATCATGGGCCGCCAGCTCCCGGACAAGGCCATCAGCGTGCTCGATACCGCCTGCGCCAAGGTCGCCCTGGGCCAGAACGCCACCCCGGCGCTGATCGAAAACCTGGCGCGCAAGCTGGAACGGATCGACATCGAAGCCGGCGCCCTGGAACGCGAACAGAGCGCCGGCGGCTCGCACGCGGCGCGCCTGAAAGACCTGGCAGCGCAGCGCAGCGCCGCCGCCGAACAGCACACCGCGCTGGCGGCGCGCTGGGAGCAGGAAAAGCAGCTGACCGAAAAAATCATGGACGGACGCCGCAGCCTGGAAGACGCCGAACAGAAAGACGCCAGCAAGGGCAAGGATATCCAGGCCATGATGGCCGAACTGCGCACCCTGCAGGGCGAAACGCCGATGGTGCCGGTGCAGGTCGACGGCCACGTGGTCGCCGAAATCGTGGCCGGCTGGACCGGCATCCCGCTCGGCAAAATGGTCAAGGATGAAATCAAGACGGTCTTGAAACTGAAGGACTTGCTGGAAGAGCGCGTGCTGGGCCAGTCGTACGCGATCGAAGCGGTGGCGCAGCGCGTGCGCACCTCGCGCGCCAACCTGGACGATCCGAACAAGCCGAAAGGCGTGTTCCTGTTCGTCGGCCCGTCCGGCATCGGCAAGACCGAAACCGCGCTGGCGCTGGCCGATGTGCTGTACGGCGGCGAGCGCAAGCTGATCACCATCAACATGAGCGAATACCAGGAAGCGCACAGCGTCTCCGGCCTGAAAGGCTCGCCGCCGGGCTACGTGGGCTATGGCGAAGGCGGGGTGCTGACCGAGGCCGTGCGCCGCAATCCGTACAGCGTGGTGCTGCTCGATGAAGTCGAGAAGGCGCACCCGGACGTGATGGAGCTGTTCTTCCAGGTCTTCGACAAGGGCGTGATGGACGACGCCGAAGGGCGCGAGATCGACTTCAAGAACACCATCATCATCCTGACGTCGAACGTGGCGTCGAGCGCGATGATGCAGGCGTGCCTGAACAAGACGCCGGAAGAAATGCCGACCCCGGAAACGCTGGAAGAGATGATTCGTCCGCACCTGATGAAGCAGTTTAAACCGGCCTTCCTCGGCCGCCTTAAGGTGATTCCGTACTACCCGCTGGGCGACGATGCGCTGGTCAAGATCATCGAACTGAAAATGCGCAAGATCCAGCAGCGCATCGCGACCAACCACAAGGCCGAATTCTCGTACGACGAAGCGCTGGTCGAAGCGGTACTGGCGCGCTGCACCGAAGTCGATTCGGGCGCGCGCAATGTCGACAATATCCTCAACGGCACCTTGCTGCCGGAGATCGCCGAATCGGTGCTGGCCAAGATGGCCGAAGGCGCCGCGATCGCCAAGATCAAGGTCAGCGCCGACAAGAAGGGCCAGTTCAAGTACACCATCAAGTAA